Genomic window (Vigna radiata var. radiata cultivar VC1973A chromosome 1, Vradiata_ver6, whole genome shotgun sequence):
attttcaatttattacCTGATAACCATAAGTGCACTGCCACCTATACTGCTTTGATTAGTGTTTACTTCTCTGTTAAAAGAGTTGATAAGGCACTTGAGATTTACAAAACCATGTGCAGCAAAGGATTTTGTCCTGTGTTAGGTACATATAATGTACTGATAGCTGGCTTGGAAAGAAATGGTAGACACACTGAAGCAGAACATTATAGGAAAGCAATGAAAACCCTGCATTCCAATAGTGGTTCTCAGGAAAGTGTTCCCATAGAGGGAAAGATATGCAATCTTATATTTTCTGTGGATGTCATACTTTAATCTTGGTACTCTGGGAGTTTTCACTTTTGAGTTAAAGTTGAGGGCATGCTGAATAGTTGCTACTGGAGAGTGGAGGAGTGCTGGTTATGCAGCATATCTATCAAGAAATAAACCGACATTTTGTCTAACTGTTATGTTCTACCTCCACTTGAAGCAACCATATGATGCGTAACACAACTTTTTGAAGTGTGTTCACATGCATACGGTCATGGCTCTGTGAAATTGAAGGAATGTGGGATGACAACTATTTACTGAAAAGTCCCTATATTAAGCATAATTGCTTTGCATCTGTTTGTTTTCCTTACgtatattttgtgatttgtagACAAAGTCATATCTGTAgtgtatataaaagaaattgtcaacatttttatcacgtaaattttaacattttttgcTGCATTAATTTTGACTGCCATTTAAAAAGTCCACAGactttttaatcttataatttacACTTTTCAAATTGCATAGAATCATTACTTTAGCTTTCCTTATTATTAGTTAAACtttattaaagtatataaaattacaGGAGTTTCTTTCGTTCTTTAGTAAGTCTTATGATTTTTGAGTGACTTTTAATAAATCTTTCATAGTggtacttatttttattttcaaaaatgatttcaaggtaataaataactataatatttattaatcgTGTATAACTATTAATATTCTTACactttaactttatatttacttagttagaaataaatgatattattattatacatacCTGTTTATCGGACATTTCATTAAGtatttaatgataatatattttcattaattttttaaaataatttaaatatttttttcttttatacttatctttAACAGGCTTAAATTCATCcctattgtttttataaatatgcaatttttgaaaaaaaaaagaaagtttaaattCACTTTTGATCTTTGTACTTTTGAAAATGTGTAAATTTAATTCCTGTAAAATTTGATTACACATTTCGTCcactaatttttcaaaattaaacaatttggTCCATTGCAACATAAATGTATATGGAAGTtagagtaatattattttttttattcaataagatattaataataaaggTTAACGATAACCTTCTAACATATACCATCTTGATTGATTcattaacatttaatataagaaccaaatgcaaaattaattttttctaaggACCAAATTTACACATTTATtctaggaaacaaaaaaaaaagagagtgaaTTTCAAGTTTAATATATCCTTTCACTTTACTTAAAACTTTTAGTCGATAAACAATTCTCAACATATAAACAGCGTGCAATGTTGAAAGAAATACTGTGATTTGTGTTTGTGATTCTTATACTTTAACAAATTCAAGCTTTTGTGCACATAATCAGCAATCAAAGGAAATTGTGCAAACAAATAGTACTTTATTGGTTTTACTTCTAGATAAGGTGGAGCAACATTCATTGCAAGAAAGCTAGAATAGTTACTACATGCTCATCGATGATCAGAACTTGCCGGCCTTAGCATACCCATCAGattctatttttcaattttctattcTATGCTTTCTTTTAGTTGCAGTCACTTTCCACTgtaaataaaagacaataaataaGTCATTTAGGTCTCTCAAATGGACCAGTCctttatattgtaaaaatagACGCTGATGTTATATTAAGAAaaccaaaaactgaaaagagTAAGTCCTCTGTGCTAACTTACTATATGGTGGCTTCCAATCTTCTGATATTTGCGTACGTCAGtgctataataaaaaaaccaagTTGAGCAGGAAACATAGTAACCCTCTTGTGATGCCGGCGAGGTTGCAAGTAGCATCTCACAAATGGCATTCTACCATTCATCCAAGTCCAACTTAACCTTCACTTCATGCTTATTTTCAAAGGGCAATCATGTAACTAGATCCATTTTCATTTCGCTATAAATGTTACCTCTTTGCTTATTCAATCCAAGTGCAAAGAGTTAATTTTGCCTTCTAAGCCAAGCTAGAAAATGCGTGAGATTCTGCACATACAGGGAGGGCAATGCGGGAACCAAATAGGAACAAAGTTCTGGGAGGTGGTGTGTGATGAACATGGGATTGACCCAACAGGGCAATACGTAGGGAACACCGAACTTCAGCTTGAAAGAGTGAACGTTTATTACAATGAAGGCAGCAATGGTCGTTACGTGCCACGGGCAGTGCTTATGGACCTTGAGCCTGGTACCATGGATGCTGCCCGCACAGGCATTTATGGCCAGATTTTCCGACCGGACAACTTTATTTTCGGCCAGTCTGGTGCCGGAAACAACTTCGCAAAGGGCCACTACACTGAGGGTGCTGAGCTTATTGACTCTGTCCTCGATGTTGTAAGGAAGGAGGTTGAGAATTGTGACTGCTTGCAAGGTAAAAAGTAACCAAACATCATGATAGACAGTTTCATTAAAATATGAGACATTTATGTATTTTACGGTTCTGGTTTTGAATCTAGGATTTCAAGTGTGTCACTCCTTGGGAGGGGGAACAGGTTCTGGAATGGGAACTCTGCTGATTTCGAAGATAAGAGAGGAATACCCTGATCGAATGATGCTTACATTCTCTGTGTTTCCATCTCCAAAGGTGTCAGACACGGTTGTTGAGCCTTATAATGCTACACTTTCTGTTCACCAGTTGGTGGAGAATGCTGATGAGTGTATGGTCCTTGACAATGAAGCACTATATGACATCTGCTTCAGGACCCTCAAGCTCAGTACACCAAGCTGTAAGCATAATTGCCGTAGAATAGAACTAATGAGCACCTGTGCAAAAGAAGTTCTTCCTTTTACTTAATAACCGTTTCCTAAACTAACTTTTTGCAGTTGGAGACTTGAATCATTTGATATCAGCAACAATGAGTGGAGTTACTTGTTGCTTGAGATTTCCGGGTCAGCTCAATTCAGACCTGAGAAAGTTAGCAGTAAACTTGATCCCATTTCCACGACTTCACTTCTTCATGGTGGGGTTTGCTCCTCTGACATCTCGAGGATCGCAGAACTACCGTGCATTGACTGTCCCAGAACTGACACAGCAAATGTGGGATGCCAAGAACATGATGTGTGCAGCCGATCCGCGCCATGGTCGTTACTTAACTGCCTCAGCGGTTTTTAGAGGCAAGATGAGCACAAAAGAGGTAGATGAACAGATGTTGAGCGTACAAAATAAGAACTCTTCCTACTTTGTTGAGTGGATTCCCAACAATGTGAAGTCTAGTGTTTGTGACATTCCTCCCAAAGGCCTTTCTATGGCTTCGACTTTTGTTGGTAACTCTACATCCATACAGGAGATGTTCAGGAGAGTGAGTGAGCAGTTCACAGCCATGTTCAGAAGGAAAGCCTTCTTGCACTGGTACACTGGAGAAGGAATGGATGAGATGGAGTTTACTGAAGC
Coding sequences:
- the LOC106763181 gene encoding tubulin beta chain-like → MREILHIQGGQCGNQIGTKFWEVVCDEHGIDPTGQYVGNTELQLERVNVYYNEGSNGRYVPRAVLMDLEPGTMDAARTGIYGQIFRPDNFIFGQSGAGNNFAKGHYTEGAELIDSVLDVVRKEVENCDCLQGFQVCHSLGGGTGSGMGTLLISKIREEYPDRMMLTFSVFPSPKVSDTVVEPYNATLSVHQLVENADECMVLDNEALYDICFRTLKLSTPSFGDLNHLISATMSGVTCCLRFPGQLNSDLRKLAVNLIPFPRLHFFMVGFAPLTSRGSQNYRALTVPELTQQMWDAKNMMCAADPRHGRYLTASAVFRGKMSTKEVDEQMLSVQNKNSSYFVEWIPNNVKSSVCDIPPKGLSMASTFVGNSTSIQEMFRRVSEQFTAMFRRKAFLHWYTGEGMDEMEFTEAESNMNDLVAEYQQYQDASAGEDDDSGEEENEGAES